GGCTGATGTGAGGGTCGGTCAACCAGCGGCGAAGATTCGGAAGCACGTTCAGACGGGCCTGTTCGTAGAGACCTTCGTCGATCAGCCCGCGGCGGAACTGCTCTTCGAGGAAACCGGAGATTCCGGCTTTCGCCTTCCGAACGACGGCGTCGGCGTCGATCGCCATGGGATCACCCGTCGGCGATATGGACCTGCGTGCGCTTCTTCCCGTACCGGCGGAACTGGACGATGCCGTCCGTCAAGGCGAAGAGGGTGTCGTCGTTGCCGCGCCCAACGTTTTCTCCGGGCAGAATCCGCGTTCCCCGCTGCCGGACGATGATGTTGCCGGCCCGGACGCGCATGCCGTCTCCGGTCTTGACGCCGAGAAACTTGGGGTTGCTGTCTCTCCCGTTGCGAGAACTTCCTACACCTTTCTTGTGGGCCATCTGCGAAAATCCTTTCCGATCAGTTGGTTGCGCTTGGGTCGTAATTGATGCCGGTAATTTCGAGCGCGGTATATGGCTGCCTGTGCCCTCTCTTCCGGCGGTAGTTTTTACGGCGTTTCATCTTGAACACCACGATCTTGGGATGGCGGCCCTGCTCCGTAACCTTGGCCGTCACGGTGGCCCCGGCTACCGTCGGCGTGCCGACCAGCGTCTCTCCGCCGCCCAGGAGGAGCACCTGGTCGATGGTGATCTCGTCTCCCACTTCGGCGGCGATCTTCTCGACCTGGATCGTATCTCCCTCGTTGACACTGAACTGCTGATCGCCCGATCTGATCACAGCGTACATCTATCTCGCTCCTTGTCCGTTTGGTCCGTTTGGTCCGCTTACTTGAACTCGTCGGTCACGTCCAGGTCCCGTTTGCCCGAAAACACGCGGAACTCTTCCACGTGCAGGAACGGGTCTTCCTCGACTTGAAGTTGCATCTTGTACTCGTCCTGCAGGTTCACCAGTTTCTCCCGTCCGTTCTCATGCAGACTCAACGCCACGGTGGGATGCACCTTGAGCTTGAGCTTTCGTTCTCTCAGGCCGGGCTTGGCCCGCTTCAGCCATCGGCCGATCTGGGTGACCATGGTGATGCGCGACATGATACGGCCGGTCCCGTCGCACACCGGGCACGCCTCGCTGAAGGTGAACAGCAGGCTGGGGCGAATCCGCTGTCGGGTCATCTCGATCAGCCCGAATTCGCTGATCTCCTTGGACATGCGTGTCCGCGCGCGGTCGTGCGACATGGCCTTCTCCATTTCCTGGTGCACCTGGCGCCGGTTCCCGCGGTCTTCCATGTCAATGAAATCGATGACGATGATCCCCCCGATATCCCTGAGCCTGAGCTGCCGCGCCACTTCCGCGCAAGCTTCCAGATTGGTCTGGAACACGGTTTCCTCGTGTCCCCTTGACCCCGCGTATCGTCCTGAATTCACGTCGATCGTCACCAGCGCTTCGGTGGGTTCGATGAGGATGTAGCCGCCGTTCTTCAGCCATACCTTCCGGTGGAGCGCCTTGCCGATCTCGTTCTCGATCCCGTAGGCGTCGAACACCGGCGCCGTCCCATCGTACATGTGGACGCGCTCGCGAAGCTGGGGGGCCACGCCCTTGAGATAGGCCAGGATCTCCTTGTATACCGCCTTCGAGTCGATGATCACGCTGTCGATGTCGGGCGTGAACAGGTCGCGTATCATCCCGGACGTCATTTCGACGTCCTTGTGGATCATGGCGGGTGCCGGCGTCTTCCCGACCTCCTTCTCTATAGTCCGCCATATCCTGGTCAGCGCCTTGAGGTCGTTCTTCAACTCGGAGTCCGATTTGCCCAGGGCGGCGGTCCGCACGATGACCCCGAAGTCGTCGTCCTTGAGTTTCCTGGCCAGGTCCCTCAGCCTGCGCTTCTCACTCCAGTCGTCGATACGCCGGGAAACGCCGACGTAGTTGGCATGGGGCACCAGCACGAGGAACCTGCCCGGCAGGGAAATCTGCGAGGTGACCCGCGGTCCCTTGGTGCCGATGGACTCCTTCGTGATCTGGACAACGATCTCCTGGCCTTCCTTGACCATCTCCTGGATCTGGTATTCCCGGTCCCTGCTACGTCCGGATCCGGAATCCTGCTTCTCGTCGTCGTCGTCGAAATCGATCCAGTCGGCCCCACTGGTTACGTCCGATGCCTGCAGGAAGGCCGCCTTGTCCAGGCCGATATCCACAAAGGCCGCCTGAATGCTCGGTATGACCGCCGTCACCACGCCCTTGCAGATGTTCCCGACCACGCGCTCGTGTTCCGGGCGTTCGACCAGCAACTCGACGAGATGGTTATCCTCGAGCATCGCGATGCGCGTTTCGTGCGTGGCCGTCTCAACTATGATGTCTTTCCGCAAATATCAACCTTCTGTATGGTCCCTTAAGCGCCGGTTAACGTAAATGTTCCAAAGTAGTTAAATATAACATTCGGATGGCGTGGTGTCAAGTTCCGACTATTCCGACCGGAATATACGCGCGAATCTTTTCCAGCAGCTCCCCGGGTTCCAGCGTCGTCATGCATATATTGCCGATCGGACACTTGATCAGGTTGCAGCCGAGACAGTCGACGCTTTCCTTCCGCACCACGCCGTGACCGTCGCCCCAGGGGCCCTGGGCGCGGGGGTCGGTGGGACCGAAGATGCCGACAGTGGGAACGTTCAGCGCCGCGGCTATGTGCATCGGCGCGCTGTCGTTGCTGACCAGCAGGCTGCAGCGCTGAAGGAATGCGCCGAGTTCGGCGAGCGTCGTCTCCGGGAGCACGAGGGGACGGTTGCGCATGGCGCCGGTTACCCGCGCGACGAGCCCTTCCTCGCCCGGACCCCACAGGATCAGCACGTCCACGCCGTATTCATCGATCAGGGCGTCGGCCAGGCGGCCGAAAAACCCCGGCGGCCAACGCTTGATGGCCCAACCACCGCCTGGATTCAGGCCGATGATCGCACGGCCGTCCGGGACGTGCTCCCGCAGCCATGCGTCTGCTTTATGGTGGGCCGACCCTGGTATGGCGACATGCGGCCAGTCGGCGGCCACCGGGATGTCCAGCGCCGCCAGGGCTTCCAGGTGGAACTGGACCTCGTGCCCTGGCCGGCAGGAGGGCGTGACTACGGTGGTGTAGGCGTGGCGGCGCCCCCGGAAAGCGAAACCGACCCGGTCCGGCGCCCCGGTCAGCCAGGTCAACAAGGCGCTGCGGGGATTTCCGAAGAGGTCGAATACGAGATCGAAGCGTCTCTGGCGCAGATTGCGATAGAACCGCGCCTGTTCGCGCCAGGAAACGCGGATGCCCAGGCTTCCCCACCGGCGCAGGGGCAGCACGATGAGCTCGTCCAGCAAGGGATTCCACCGCAGGACGTCGGCGGAAGCCTCCTCCGTCAGGAAGGAGAGGCGGGCCCGCGGGAAGCGCCGATTCAGGTTCTCGATGACGGGCGTCGCCAGGACGACGTCCCCGGTGGCCCGCAGTTTAATGACCAGTATGCGCCTGGGATCTTCGGGCATAGGCCTACTCCGCCGGACGGTTGGAAATCCCGCGCAGGACGGACTCCGTGGCCTCCAGGACCTGGCACGGCGATATCGATTCGATACATGGTGTCGGCCGGACGCAGAAATCGCGGCCGCAACAGTCGTCCACACCGGCTTCCAGGGCGAAGTGCCCTTCGGCCTGTGAATAGGGAAACCAGATCCGCGGGTTGCTCGGACCGAATAGGCCGATCGTTGGCGTTCCCACGGCCGCGGCGATATGCATCGGCCCGCAGTCATTGGAAACGAACAGGTCGCACCGCCGGATCAACGCGGCCAGCCGGGCGAGTGAACCGGTTTCCACGACGGGACAGGCGACGCCCGCCATGCCGGCCAACCCGTCCATAGCCTCCCGCTGCCCCGGTCCCGCGACCACCAGTACACGCAGGTCCAGCGCTTCGATCATCCGTCGGGCCAGTTCGGCGAATCGGCCCGCGCTCCACGTCTTGGCCGGCCAGCTTGCGCCGGGGTTCAGCGCGGCGATCAGGCGGTCGCCGTCCACGCCCCGCTTCGCGAGCCAGGAATCGGCCCATGCCGCGTCTTCGGCGGAGAAATGGACCTCGGTGCGGTCGTCATCCGCGGGAACGCCGATCGTACGGACCGCATCCAGGTAGGCATCCACTACCCGGAGAGAATCCGACCGCCTGATCTTGACATTGTACGCCGCGCCCCTTCCCCGCACGTCATAACCGACCCGCATCCGGGCGCCCGTGGCCAGGGTCAGCAGCGCGCTGCGCGGATTGCCGAAGAGATCGATCACCAGGTCGAAACGGCGCTTTCGCAGGGCACGGAGGAAGCGCAGCTGTTCCCCGCAGCGGGTCAGCACGGACCGGCCAGGCAGGAGTTCGTCAGGTAGCGCGATCACCTCTTCCAGGTAAGGGTTCCGGGCGAGGACCGCCGCGGGTCCCGACTCCGCGAGGTAGAAGAGTTCCGCTTCCGCGTAGTGCCGCTTCAACGCCCTGATCACCGGCGTGGTAAGCACCACGTCGCCGATGAAGCGCAAACGGGAAATGAGGATCCGTCTTGCCTTCGGGACGTCCATAAGACCTCGAGCGTTTTTTTTGGTTCGGGCGACACGCCGATCAGGCCGCATCGCGTGCTCAACTTTCGCGGCCCGCCCACCCGGACGTCGACCCCAGGATCTCGCGGTCGGTTGCTACGGGATCCGGGTCGGATCGCCGCCGCGTCCTCACCGCATCAACGAGGCGCGCCGCGTCCATCAGCGCACGCGGGAAGGTCAGGTCGCCCTTCAGCACCGCGCCGAGGAAACGAGCCATCATCCAGAAGACATGCGACACCAGATACCTGAGGTCCCGCATGTTGCGCCACACGAAGAGAATCCGGTTTCTCGCGCTGACGCGGTCGATGAAGGCCCGGTCGTGCCGCGTGGCGATCGTCGCGCCGTGTTCGTGGGTGAGCCGGCTTTCCGGTTCGTAAAGCACGGTCCAACCCCGCTGATACGCGCGGTAGGACAGGTCCAGATCTTCCGAGTAGAACGGGGCGTACAACGTATCGAACCCGCCCAGTGCCAGGTACTTCGACCGAGATACCGCCATGGCGGCCCCGTTGGCGTATAGGGTGAGTGTACGGCCTTCCCGCAGGGACTCACGTTCCGCCCACCTCAGCCGCAGCAGTCCGCAGTGCATGGCGCCCCGCACGAGACCGCCGCCGGGACGCCCGTCCCCGGCCTGGTAGACCCGTGGATTGACGGCGAACACCCGATCATCACGGAAATGGGAAAGTAGGGGATCCAGGAAAGGGCCGGTGGCGACGACGTCGTTGTTGAGCAGGACCACGACCTCGTGCGAAGCCCGCGACACCCCCGTGTTGCAGGCTGCGGCGAACCCCCTGTTCCCGTCGTGCCTGACCAGGACCGCGTCCGGACAGGCTGCCCACGTCCTTTCAGCCGTGTCGGCCGTGCTGCCGTCGTCCACCACCACGATCTCCGCCTGGTCCGCTGTCCCGTGGTCTTTCATTGAACGCAGGCACCGTTCGACCAGATAGCCTGCATTCCACGTCGGGATCACGATACTGCATCGTTCGCACTGTGCCATGACTCCATCCGAATCGGCCGTCACGCGGAGGGCTTTGCCGGACCTTCCGCGCGCCCCTCCGCCCCGTTTTCTCCCTGCCAGACCTTGACCAGCCTCAGGAACGAGTAAATCCCCATGCTCAGGCTGAAGAGGAGACCGGGAAATCCGTCCCGGTACCCCCTTTTCACAATGTAGCACTTCCAAGCCATGCCGAGGGGGGAAAACACCAGGCGCAGCCGTCCCACGCGCTGTCCCGCCTTGATCCGCTCCTCCGCGTCCACGGAGGTGTACTGGTCGATGCGGGCGATGAAATCAGAGAGCGTGTTGTGCGAATCGTGGTAGAGATCTTCGTGGATCAGTCCAAGCTCGCCGTGGCCGTTTATCTCGATGTGGGCGTGCGCACCGCCGGTCCAGTACCCCTTGCCGTTTTTGAGGAGTCGGGGCTGGTAGCTCGGGTTGAGCGTTCCGTGCCGGATGGGAAACCGGAGAAAGTGTTCCTGGCGGTGGATCTTGTACCCGTCGAAATCCCCGCCGGACCGCAGCAGATCGCGGATACGCGCTTCGAGCCCTTCCGTGACGTATTCATCCGCGTCGAGAAAGAGGATCCAGTCCCCCCGGGCCTGCTCCATGCCGAAGTTCCGCTGGCCGGCAAAACCGGGCCACGGCCGCTGATACACGCGTCCCCCGCAGGATTCCGCGATTTCCACCGTGCCGTCGGTGCTGCCACTGTCCACCACGATGATCTCATCGGCCCAGGAAACCGGGTCCAGGCAGCGCCGGAGCTTGCACTCCTCATTGTACGTGATTACGACGACGGACAGCGATTGCATGGGAGACGCCGGTGGATGCGCGGTTTCAGGAGGATCGGCCCCCCGCGCCCGACTCGGCGTCGGCGGAGCCCCGGAGATGAAGGTGCCAGAGCTTGGCGTACTTGGTGAAAACGTAACAGGCGGAAAGGCCGCACAGGATGAAGCCCGGCAGGCCGTCCAGAAAACCTCTACGCAATACGTACATTTTGAACAGGGTAAAAATCGGACGGAAAACCAGATCTGTCAAACGGAAACGCCTGCCCGACCGGTAGAGCTGGCGGGCGCCGAGGCTGGTGAAGCTGTTGAACTTGTCCAGGTAGTGGTGGAGGGTGGGATCGGTATCGTGGATCATGGGGTGCTTCAGATCGCCGACCGGTCCCTGGATACGCAGCGTCTCGTGCACCTCGTCGTCGGTGAACCGGGGATCGGCCCCGCGCCGGAAAAGGCGAAGCACGTAGTCGGGGTACCATCCGCAATGCCGGATCCAGTGTCCCAGGAAAAGCGTCTTCCTCGCGATCCGGTAACCGGCGCGATCATCCTTTGCCGCGACGGCGAGGATTTCATCCCGCAGGTCCGGTGGAACGCGCTCGTCGGCATCCAGCCAGAGCACCCAGTCGCCCGTGGCGTGCTCCAGGGCCAGCTGCTTGGTCGGCCCGTAGCCCAGCCACTCCGATTCGACGACACGGTCGGCGTACTCCCGCGCGATGGCGACGGTATCATCGTCGCTCCCCGAATCCACGAGCACGATCTCGTCGGCGAACCGCGCGCTCTGCAGGCAGGCTTCGATCCGTGGAGCTTCGTTCCGGGCGATGATAATGACGGAAAGGGACATGGCGCCGGCTCCCGGGGATCAATGTTCCGGGGCCGATTCGATCATCACCGCGGGTCCCGCGTCTTCCGGTTCCCTGACCGAGTCGACCATGGCCTCGATTTCCTTGCCGGGCCTGGGGAAAAGCGACGTGAGCCCCAGGGTCACGGCGAAGTTGATCAGCATGCCGATCGTCCCGATCCCCTGGGGACTGATGCCGTTGGCGAACAGTCCGAAGGTCCAGGTTTCCATGCCGAAGAACACGCACGCGATGATGTAGAAAGCCGTAAAGCCGATACCGGCCAGGATTCCGCACACGGCGGGTATCGTACCCACGCGCTTGCTGAAAATGCCCAGTACGATGGCGGGGAAGAAGCTCGCGGCGGCGAGGCCGAAGGCGAAGGCTACCACCTGGCTGACGAAACCCGGCGGGTAGATACCGAATACACCGGCCACGATCACGGCTACGCCGATCACGCTACGGCCCACGGAAAGACGCTGGCTCTCGCTCGCGTTCGGGCGCAGTACGCGGTAGTACAGGTCGTGGGAAACACTGGACGAAATAACGAGCAGCAGCCCGCTGGCCGTGGACAGGGCCGCCGCCAGACCGCCAGCCGCGACGAGCGCGATGATCCAGCTGGCCAGTTCGGCCATTTCCGGCGTCGCCAACACGATAATGTCACGGTCCGGACCGGAAAGCCCCCGGGCCCTGAGGGCCGTGCGCCCATCCGCCCCCGCGGCGCCGTCCGAATCGAGCCAGGCCCGGTGGTCGACCTGTATGGAGGACAGTTCCGTGTGCGACAGGGACCCGCCGCGAAAAATCTCGTTGTCGTCACCGGCCGAATACCGCATGACGCCGTCTCCGTCGTCCATCCACAGGATCAGGCCGGTCTTCTCCCAGTTCTCGAACCACGAAGGCAGTTCCTGCACGGTCTTCCCGTTCAGACTGTCGATCATGTAGTACCGCGCGAAGGCAGCGGTCGCGGGCGCCGTAAGGTAGAGCAGGGAGATGAACAGCAGCGCCCAGAAGGCGCTCCAGCGCGCCGCCTTGACCGACTTGACGGTATAGAACCGGACGAGCACGTGGGGCAGGCCCGCCGTGCCCACCATGAGGGCAAGGGCTACGCAGAATACGTTGACCTTGTCCCACCCCCCCACGAAGGTGGCCGTGTAGCTGCTGAACCCCAGGTCGGCCTGTATCTGGTTGAGCTTCTCCAGCAGGTATACGCCCGTCTCGCCCGCGATCGAAGGCTCCAGCGTGCTGCCGAGGCCCGCCTGCGGCAGGGGACTACCCGTGAGCTTGATGCTGATGGCGATGGCGGGGATGAGAAAGGCGGTGATGAGCACCCAGTACTGGGCGACCTGGGTCCACGTGATGCCCTTCATCCCTCCGAGCGTGGCGTAGATGAAGACAATGGCCATCCCGATGATGACGCCGATATGGATGTCCACCTCGAGGAACCGGCTGAAGACGACGCCCACGCCGCGCATCTGC
The window above is part of the Gemmatimonadota bacterium genome. Proteins encoded here:
- a CDS encoding 50S ribosomal protein L27, with product MAHKKGVGSSRNGRDSNPKFLGVKTGDGMRVRAGNIIVRQRGTRILPGENVGRGNDDTLFALTDGIVQFRRYGKKRTQVHIADG
- the rplU gene encoding 50S ribosomal protein L21, whose translation is MYAVIRSGDQQFSVNEGDTIQVEKIAAEVGDEITIDQVLLLGGGETLVGTPTVAGATVTAKVTEQGRHPKIVVFKMKRRKNYRRKRGHRQPYTALEITGINYDPSATN
- a CDS encoding Rne/Rng family ribonuclease, with the protein product MRKDIIVETATHETRIAMLEDNHLVELLVERPEHERVVGNICKGVVTAVIPSIQAAFVDIGLDKAAFLQASDVTSGADWIDFDDDDEKQDSGSGRSRDREYQIQEMVKEGQEIVVQITKESIGTKGPRVTSQISLPGRFLVLVPHANYVGVSRRIDDWSEKRRLRDLARKLKDDDFGVIVRTAALGKSDSELKNDLKALTRIWRTIEKEVGKTPAPAMIHKDVEMTSGMIRDLFTPDIDSVIIDSKAVYKEILAYLKGVAPQLRERVHMYDGTAPVFDAYGIENEIGKALHRKVWLKNGGYILIEPTEALVTIDVNSGRYAGSRGHEETVFQTNLEACAEVARQLRLRDIGGIIVIDFIDMEDRGNRRQVHQEMEKAMSHDRARTRMSKEISEFGLIEMTRQRIRPSLLFTFSEACPVCDGTGRIMSRITMVTQIGRWLKRAKPGLRERKLKLKVHPTVALSLHENGREKLVNLQDEYKMQLQVEEDPFLHVEEFRVFSGKRDLDVTDEFK
- a CDS encoding glycosyltransferase family 9 protein; translation: MPEDPRRILVIKLRATGDVVLATPVIENLNRRFPRARLSFLTEEASADVLRWNPLLDELIVLPLRRWGSLGIRVSWREQARFYRNLRQRRFDLVFDLFGNPRSALLTWLTGAPDRVGFAFRGRRHAYTTVVTPSCRPGHEVQFHLEALAALDIPVAADWPHVAIPGSAHHKADAWLREHVPDGRAIIGLNPGGGWAIKRWPPGFFGRLADALIDEYGVDVLILWGPGEEGLVARVTGAMRNRPLVLPETTLAELGAFLQRCSLLVSNDSAPMHIAAALNVPTVGIFGPTDPRAQGPWGDGHGVVRKESVDCLGCNLIKCPIGNICMTTLEPGELLEKIRAYIPVGIVGT
- a CDS encoding glycosyltransferase family 9 protein, whose product is MRPDRRVARTKKNARGLMDVPKARRILISRLRFIGDVVLTTPVIRALKRHYAEAELFYLAESGPAAVLARNPYLEEVIALPDELLPGRSVLTRCGEQLRFLRALRKRRFDLVIDLFGNPRSALLTLATGARMRVGYDVRGRGAAYNVKIRRSDSLRVVDAYLDAVRTIGVPADDDRTEVHFSAEDAAWADSWLAKRGVDGDRLIAALNPGASWPAKTWSAGRFAELARRMIEALDLRVLVVAGPGQREAMDGLAGMAGVACPVVETGSLARLAALIRRCDLFVSNDCGPMHIAAAVGTPTIGLFGPSNPRIWFPYSQAEGHFALEAGVDDCCGRDFCVRPTPCIESISPCQVLEATESVLRGISNRPAE
- a CDS encoding glycosyltransferase, with the protein product MAQCERCSIVIPTWNAGYLVERCLRSMKDHGTADQAEIVVVDDGSTADTAERTWAACPDAVLVRHDGNRGFAAACNTGVSRASHEVVVLLNNDVVATGPFLDPLLSHFRDDRVFAVNPRVYQAGDGRPGGGLVRGAMHCGLLRLRWAERESLREGRTLTLYANGAAMAVSRSKYLALGGFDTLYAPFYSEDLDLSYRAYQRGWTVLYEPESRLTHEHGATIATRHDRAFIDRVSARNRILFVWRNMRDLRYLVSHVFWMMARFLGAVLKGDLTFPRALMDAARLVDAVRTRRRSDPDPVATDREILGSTSGWAGRES
- a CDS encoding glycosyltransferase family 2 protein; this translates as MQSLSVVVITYNEECKLRRCLDPVSWADEIIVVDSGSTDGTVEIAESCGGRVYQRPWPGFAGQRNFGMEQARGDWILFLDADEYVTEGLEARIRDLLRSGGDFDGYKIHRQEHFLRFPIRHGTLNPSYQPRLLKNGKGYWTGGAHAHIEINGHGELGLIHEDLYHDSHNTLSDFIARIDQYTSVDAEERIKAGQRVGRLRLVFSPLGMAWKCYIVKRGYRDGFPGLLFSLSMGIYSFLRLVKVWQGENGAEGRAEGPAKPSA
- a CDS encoding glycosyltransferase family 2 protein; protein product: MSLSVIIIARNEAPRIEACLQSARFADEIVLVDSGSDDDTVAIAREYADRVVESEWLGYGPTKQLALEHATGDWVLWLDADERVPPDLRDEILAVAAKDDRAGYRIARKTLFLGHWIRHCGWYPDYVLRLFRRGADPRFTDDEVHETLRIQGPVGDLKHPMIHDTDPTLHHYLDKFNSFTSLGARQLYRSGRRFRLTDLVFRPIFTLFKMYVLRRGFLDGLPGFILCGLSACYVFTKYAKLWHLHLRGSADAESGAGGRSS
- a CDS encoding cation acetate symporter, with protein sequence MSVQAWTYFFVALSFGLYLFIAWRTRVRDTRGFYVAGRGVPAAANGMATAADWMSAASFISMAGLISTMGYAGGVYLMGWTGGYVLLALLLAPYLRKFGHYTVPDFVGDRFASDLARVVAVSCAIFISFTYVAGQMRGVGVVFSRFLEVDIHIGVIIGMAIVFIYATLGGMKGITWTQVAQYWVLITAFLIPAIAISIKLTGSPLPQAGLGSTLEPSIAGETGVYLLEKLNQIQADLGFSSYTATFVGGWDKVNVFCVALALMVGTAGLPHVLVRFYTVKSVKAARWSAFWALLFISLLYLTAPATAAFARYYMIDSLNGKTVQELPSWFENWEKTGLILWMDDGDGVMRYSAGDDNEIFRGGSLSHTELSSIQVDHRAWLDSDGAAGADGRTALRARGLSGPDRDIIVLATPEMAELASWIIALVAAGGLAAALSTASGLLLVISSSVSHDLYYRVLRPNASESQRLSVGRSVIGVAVIVAGVFGIYPPGFVSQVVAFAFGLAAASFFPAIVLGIFSKRVGTIPAVCGILAGIGFTAFYIIACVFFGMETWTFGLFANGISPQGIGTIGMLINFAVTLGLTSLFPRPGKEIEAMVDSVREPEDAGPAVMIESAPEH